One genomic window of Halobellus limi includes the following:
- the ileS gene encoding isoleucine--tRNA ligase, with translation MDEVDDQYTPADVESAVETYWDDTDAYEATKEAHADDPAFFFVDGPPYTSGQMHLGTAWNKTLKDAVIRYKRMSGHRVTDRPGYDMHGLPIEVKVEEELGFDSKRDIEEYGMEAFIDECKEFAERNREAMDEDFQSIGVWMDWDDPYETMSPEYMEAAWWAFQRVDERGLVEQGKRSVNYCPRCQTAIAANEVEYDEITSPSIYVKFPLRDREGSLVIWTTTPWTIPANTFVAVDGEMTYQAVRAERGGESEARSASDSSSGDEPRESEVLYVAEPCVEDVLKEGRYEDYEVLEELTGEDLVGWSYDHPLESHLNEVADFEGAGEVYTADYVEADRTGLVHSAPGHGQEDFARGEELGLDVFVPVDGRGEFTEAAGDYAGTFVRDANDDIIEDLDESGALLASGTHEHRYGHCWRCDTDIIFLATDQWFITVTDIKDELLENIDETEWFPQWARDNRFRDFVSDAPDWNISRQRYWGIPLPIWQADDGDWIVVGTREELAERVDQDIDPKEIDLHRPSVDPLTITEDGKTYERVPDVFDVWIDSSVATWGTIDYPSETDAHEELWPADWIVEAHDQTRGWFWSQLGMGTAAVGQAPYEQVMMHGFVNDEDGRKMSKSLGNIVTPEEAIDRAGRDPLRAYLLSHDQQGVDLSFEWDGLGEMQSTLNIFWNVFRFPLPYMELDGYDAADADLSDGDRTVVDEWVLSRLQTVEAEAVEAWENYEVSTAVNTVLEFLTEDVSRFYVKAIRERMWEEEDSASKRGAYATLATVLGETIRLLAPVTPYLAEQMYQHLDGSETTVHALSYPTADEDLRDDELEREMAVLRDVEEAAANARQQGGRKLRWPVQRVVVATEDDGVADAVESLSELLSERVNARSIDVVGEFDELIERASPEMGVIGPEFGADAQKVMEAVRGETRAEVEGGVEVDGETYDLTEEMVTYEAEPPEHISAADFEGGTVYVDTELTDEIEAEGYARDVIRRIQEMRKRLDLDVDAEIDTYVDVADDRVADFVDRHRDVVAEETRTREFVAGDELGAESERALVEEWDVEGVTVTIGVEPVDA, from the coding sequence ATGGACGAAGTCGACGACCAGTACACGCCCGCGGACGTCGAGTCCGCGGTCGAGACGTACTGGGACGATACCGACGCCTACGAGGCGACGAAGGAGGCCCACGCCGACGACCCCGCCTTCTTCTTCGTCGACGGGCCGCCGTACACCTCCGGACAGATGCACCTCGGAACGGCGTGGAACAAGACGCTGAAGGACGCCGTCATCCGGTACAAGCGGATGTCCGGCCACCGGGTCACGGACCGCCCGGGGTACGACATGCACGGCCTCCCGATCGAGGTGAAAGTCGAGGAGGAACTCGGGTTCGACTCGAAGCGCGACATCGAGGAGTACGGGATGGAGGCGTTCATCGACGAGTGCAAGGAGTTCGCCGAGCGCAACCGCGAGGCGATGGACGAGGACTTCCAGTCGATCGGCGTCTGGATGGACTGGGACGACCCCTACGAGACGATGTCGCCCGAGTATATGGAGGCCGCGTGGTGGGCCTTCCAGCGGGTAGACGAGCGCGGACTCGTCGAACAGGGCAAGCGGTCCGTGAACTACTGTCCGCGGTGTCAGACGGCCATCGCCGCCAACGAGGTCGAGTACGACGAGATCACCTCGCCCTCGATCTACGTGAAGTTCCCGTTGCGGGACCGAGAGGGGAGCCTCGTCATCTGGACGACGACGCCGTGGACCATCCCGGCGAACACCTTTGTCGCCGTCGACGGCGAGATGACCTACCAGGCCGTGCGCGCGGAGAGGGGCGGGGAGAGCGAGGCGCGGAGCGCCTCGGACAGTTCGAGCGGCGACGAGCCGCGAGAAAGCGAGGTCCTCTACGTCGCCGAACCGTGCGTCGAGGACGTCCTGAAGGAGGGGCGCTACGAGGACTACGAGGTCCTCGAGGAACTCACCGGCGAGGACCTCGTGGGGTGGTCCTACGACCACCCGCTCGAGTCCCACCTCAACGAGGTCGCCGACTTCGAGGGCGCCGGCGAGGTCTACACCGCCGACTACGTCGAAGCGGACCGGACTGGACTGGTCCACTCCGCGCCCGGGCACGGGCAGGAGGACTTCGCCCGGGGCGAGGAACTCGGCCTCGACGTGTTCGTCCCCGTCGACGGCCGCGGCGAGTTCACCGAGGCGGCCGGCGACTACGCCGGGACGTTCGTCCGCGACGCCAACGACGACATCATCGAGGATCTCGACGAGTCGGGCGCGCTGCTCGCCTCGGGTACCCACGAGCACCGCTACGGCCACTGCTGGCGCTGCGACACGGACATCATCTTCCTCGCCACCGACCAGTGGTTCATCACGGTCACCGACATCAAAGACGAGTTGCTGGAGAACATCGACGAGACCGAGTGGTTCCCCCAGTGGGCGCGCGACAACCGCTTCCGCGACTTCGTCTCCGACGCCCCCGACTGGAACATCTCCCGACAGCGCTACTGGGGCATCCCGCTGCCGATCTGGCAGGCCGACGACGGCGACTGGATCGTCGTCGGGACCCGCGAGGAACTCGCAGAGCGAGTGGATCAGGACATCGACCCCAAGGAGATAGACCTCCACCGGCCGTCGGTCGATCCGCTGACGATCACCGAGGACGGTAAGACCTACGAGCGCGTCCCGGACGTCTTCGACGTCTGGATCGACTCCTCGGTCGCGACGTGGGGAACGATCGACTATCCGTCCGAAACCGACGCCCACGAGGAACTGTGGCCCGCCGACTGGATCGTCGAGGCGCACGACCAGACCCGCGGGTGGTTCTGGTCCCAACTGGGGATGGGCACGGCCGCGGTCGGACAGGCGCCCTACGAGCAGGTGATGATGCACGGCTTCGTCAACGACGAAGACGGGCGAAAGATGTCGAAGTCGCTGGGCAACATCGTCACGCCCGAGGAGGCGATCGACCGCGCCGGCCGGGACCCGCTTCGAGCCTATCTCCTCAGTCACGACCAGCAGGGCGTCGACCTCTCCTTCGAGTGGGACGGACTGGGAGAGATGCAGTCGACGCTCAACATCTTCTGGAACGTCTTCCGGTTCCCGCTTCCGTACATGGAACTCGACGGCTACGACGCCGCCGACGCGGACCTCTCCGACGGCGACCGCACGGTCGTCGACGAGTGGGTGCTCTCGCGCCTGCAGACCGTCGAGGCCGAGGCCGTCGAGGCCTGGGAGAACTACGAGGTCAGTACCGCGGTGAACACGGTGTTAGAGTTCCTCACCGAGGACGTCTCGCGCTTCTACGTGAAGGCGATCCGCGAGCGGATGTGGGAGGAAGAAGATTCCGCCTCCAAGCGCGGCGCGTACGCGACGCTCGCGACGGTGCTCGGAGAGACGATCCGACTCCTCGCGCCGGTCACGCCGTACCTCGCAGAGCAGATGTACCAGCACCTCGACGGGAGCGAGACGACCGTCCACGCGCTGTCGTACCCCACTGCCGACGAGGACCTCCGCGACGACGAGCTCGAACGGGAGATGGCCGTCCTCCGCGACGTCGAGGAGGCCGCCGCGAACGCGCGCCAGCAGGGCGGCCGAAAGCTCCGCTGGCCCGTCCAGCGGGTCGTCGTCGCCACCGAGGACGACGGCGTCGCCGACGCGGTCGAGTCGCTCTCGGAACTCCTCTCCGAGCGAGTCAACGCCCGGTCGATCGACGTCGTCGGCGAGTTCGACGAACTGATCGAGCGCGCCAGTCCCGAGATGGGCGTCATCGGGCCGGAGTTCGGCGCGGACGCCCAGAAGGTGATGGAGGCCGTCCGGGGCGAGACGCGCGCCGAGGTCGAGGGCGGCGTCGAGGTCGACGGCGAGACGTACGACCTCACCGAGGAGATGGTGACCTACGAGGCCGAGCCCCCAGAGCACATCTCTGCTGCGGACTTCGAGGGCGGCACCGTCTACGTCGACACCGAGCTCACCGACGAGATCGAGGCGGAGGGCTACGCCCGCGACGTGATCCGGCGGATTCAGGAGATGCGCAAGCGGCTGGACCTCGACGTCGACGCCGAGATCGACACCTACGTCGACGTCGCGGACGATCGCGTCGCCGACTTCGTCGACCGCCACCGCGACGTCGTCGCCGAGGAGACGCGGACCCGCGAGTTCGTCGCCGGCGACGAACTGGGCGCAGAGAGCGAGCGGGCGCTCGTCGAGGAGTGGGACGTCGAGGGCGTGACCGTCACGATCGGCGTCGAACCGGTCGACGCGTAA
- a CDS encoding anaerobic glycerol-3-phosphate dehydrogenase subunit C — translation MDPSATDGPATGSDLEPVSVFGDDGTMDLRPGADNCYKCSVCDTTCPVAEVDDDFPGPKFQGPEQWRLKRKEGSEIDDSIMSCSNCMRCDDACPSSVPLSQMHNTARGEYVDEQMDKLSVEYVRNRILANYRTSAWFASKVPRLANFAMNFGPTRWVMEKAMGITSERDFPAFATQTFREWWRNRGGADASRRNAREARERRGDPVDADKKVAYFHGCYSNYNTPEVAKALVRVFESFGYEIVAPEQRCSGTPMFANGMLADAERAAEVNVASFADLVEEGYDAVASCTSCSMALRQEYPELFDIEGIEDVAENTFEALEYLRIKEDLEGAIADASVEEQAFAYHAPCHARNQGLDRQALELFRELDGVAMEDVGDSCSGISGTYGWKEEKYETSMKIGEDMFEHMHDAAGDVGMTECPTCAMQMEHGTGYEIKHPLQLLEEALC, via the coding sequence ATCGACCCTTCGGCAACGGACGGTCCCGCGACCGGGTCGGACCTCGAACCGGTTTCGGTCTTCGGTGACGACGGGACGATGGACCTCCGCCCCGGCGCGGACAACTGCTACAAGTGTTCGGTCTGCGACACGACCTGCCCGGTCGCGGAGGTCGACGACGACTTCCCCGGTCCGAAGTTCCAGGGACCCGAGCAGTGGCGGCTCAAGCGCAAGGAGGGGTCGGAGATCGACGACTCGATCATGTCCTGCTCGAACTGCATGCGCTGCGACGACGCCTGCCCGTCGAGCGTGCCGCTCTCGCAGATGCACAACACCGCCAGAGGCGAGTACGTCGACGAGCAGATGGACAAGCTGTCGGTCGAGTACGTCAGAAACCGGATCCTCGCGAACTACCGCACTTCGGCGTGGTTCGCCAGCAAGGTGCCCCGACTCGCGAACTTCGCGATGAACTTCGGGCCGACGCGCTGGGTGATGGAGAAGGCGATGGGGATCACGAGCGAGCGCGATTTCCCCGCCTTCGCGACGCAGACGTTCCGCGAGTGGTGGCGAAACCGGGGCGGCGCGGACGCCTCCCGGCGCAACGCCCGGGAGGCCCGCGAACGCCGGGGCGACCCCGTCGACGCCGACAAGAAGGTCGCGTACTTCCACGGCTGCTACTCGAACTACAACACCCCCGAGGTCGCGAAGGCGCTCGTCCGCGTGTTCGAGTCCTTCGGCTACGAGATCGTCGCCCCCGAGCAGCGCTGCTCGGGGACGCCGATGTTCGCCAACGGGATGCTCGCCGACGCCGAGCGCGCGGCGGAAGTGAACGTCGCCTCCTTCGCCGACCTCGTCGAGGAGGGCTACGACGCCGTCGCCTCCTGCACGTCGTGTTCGATGGCGCTCAGACAGGAGTACCCCGAACTCTTCGATATCGAGGGGATCGAGGACGTCGCGGAGAACACCTTCGAGGCGCTCGAATACCTGCGTATCAAGGAGGACCTGGAGGGCGCGATCGCCGACGCCAGCGTCGAGGAGCAGGCGTTCGCTTACCACGCGCCGTGTCACGCCCGCAACCAGGGCCTCGACAGACAGGCGCTCGAACTGTTCCGCGAGCTCGACGGCGTCGCGATGGAGGACGTCGGCGACTCCTGTTCGGGGATCTCGGGCACCTACGGCTGGAAGGAGGAGAAGTACGAGACCTCGATGAAGATTGGCGAAGACATGTTCGAACACATGCACGACGCCGCGGGCGACGTCGGGATGACCGAGTGCCCCACCTGCGCGATGCAGATGGAACACGGCACGGGCTACGAGATCAAGCACCCGCTCCAACTGCTCGAAGAGGCGCTCTGCTGA
- a CDS encoding phosphoglycolate phosphatase has protein sequence MTDETPPLALDIDGTLTDGTGRLDPRAFEYLQAWDATVVLATGKAFPYPVSLSHYLGLELTVIAENGGVVLADDTVSYQGDRERAQAAADAFVERGGDIGWGSFDAINEWRRTEIAVNRSADEELLRSVAAEFDLEVFDTGYAYHVKTPGVEKGTGLRAVAETLGRDPDDFVAIGDSENDVSTFDVAGRSFAVANADAAARDAADAVVEGSYFDGTASVLESLADE, from the coding sequence ATGACCGACGAGACGCCGCCGCTCGCACTCGACATCGACGGGACGCTCACCGACGGAACGGGCCGCCTCGACCCCCGCGCGTTCGAATACCTGCAGGCGTGGGACGCGACCGTCGTCCTCGCGACCGGGAAGGCGTTCCCGTATCCGGTGAGCCTCTCGCACTACCTCGGTCTCGAACTGACGGTGATCGCCGAGAACGGCGGGGTCGTCCTCGCCGACGACACGGTCTCCTACCAGGGCGACCGCGAGCGCGCCCAGGCCGCCGCCGACGCGTTCGTCGAGCGCGGCGGCGACATCGGCTGGGGCTCCTTCGACGCCATCAACGAGTGGCGACGGACGGAGATCGCGGTCAACCGCTCGGCCGACGAGGAGCTCCTCCGCTCTGTCGCCGCCGAGTTCGACCTCGAGGTGTTCGACACGGGCTACGCCTACCACGTGAAGACGCCGGGCGTCGAGAAGGGCACGGGACTGCGAGCCGTCGCGGAGACGCTCGGTCGCGACCCCGACGACTTCGTCGCCATCGGCGACAGCGAGAACGACGTCTCCACCTTCGACGTCGCCGGCCGCTCCTTCGCCGTCGCGAACGCCGACGCCGCCGCCCGGGACGCGGCGGACGCCGTCGTCGAGGGGTCGTACTTCGACGGAACGGCCTCGGTGCTGGAGTCGCTCGCCGACGAGTAG
- a CDS encoding HEWD family protein: MAPTLRTPSERTCERCGRVEVWEESTGTWRLAVDESGDPQAVGSPYCIHEWDINGSFAPFEGDAAEA; this comes from the coding sequence ATGGCACCGACACTCCGAACCCCGAGCGAACGGACCTGTGAGCGCTGCGGCCGCGTCGAGGTCTGGGAGGAGAGTACGGGAACGTGGCGCCTCGCGGTCGACGAGTCGGGCGACCCGCAGGCGGTGGGCAGTCCGTACTGCATTCACGAGTGGGACATCAACGGGAGCTTCGCTCCCTTCGAGGGCGACGCCGCCGAGGCCTGA
- the glpB gene encoding glycerol-3-phosphate dehydrogenase subunit GlpB produces the protein MAIREDVLVVGGGIAGATAALAAAESGATVRLLSHKKSTLRQASGLIDVLGAIPRDGSSDGADPAGDRSPGDRTEPAGGGSTGESELVADPFEAIGRLPEAHPYRVVGGGAIRDGLELFDDAVGGAYEGAHTDRNALVITHGGTVKPTARYPESVAPGLASAERDTLLVGFAGLTDFDAPAAAAHLDAAGVPFAVDGATVEFPVRFRDDALTTRFAKALDTDESNARRRLADAVRDADADLDGYDRVGFPAMLGDDEGEAVRTDLEDRLGASVFQIPTGPPSLLGTQLEDLLFDALDAAGVRLASGNPAVGYEASDGRIDSVLVDRRGREVPYAAEEFVLATGGLVGKGIDSDRESVTEPVFGCHVPHPEDRYDWSEPEAFGGHAFARFGVVPDDDLRPAGESGEPEFENLRAAGGVLGGADTAREKSAAGVSLATGAYAGRRAGEEATR, from the coding sequence ATGGCGATTCGTGAGGACGTCCTGGTCGTCGGCGGCGGCATCGCCGGCGCGACGGCCGCGCTCGCCGCGGCCGAGTCGGGCGCGACGGTCCGCCTGCTCTCGCACAAGAAGAGCACGCTCCGGCAGGCCAGCGGCCTGATCGACGTGCTCGGGGCGATCCCTCGCGACGGATCCTCCGACGGCGCGGACCCCGCCGGCGACCGCTCGCCGGGCGACCGCACCGAACCCGCCGGCGGCGGATCGACCGGAGAGTCCGAACTGGTCGCCGATCCCTTCGAGGCGATCGGTCGCCTCCCCGAGGCGCACCCCTACCGCGTCGTCGGCGGCGGGGCGATCCGCGACGGGCTCGAGCTCTTCGACGACGCCGTCGGCGGCGCCTACGAGGGAGCACACACCGACCGCAACGCCCTCGTCATCACCCACGGCGGGACGGTCAAGCCGACCGCGCGGTATCCGGAGTCGGTGGCACCCGGGCTCGCAAGCGCCGAACGGGACACGCTGCTCGTCGGCTTCGCCGGCCTGACGGACTTCGACGCGCCCGCGGCCGCGGCCCACCTCGACGCGGCGGGCGTTCCCTTCGCCGTCGACGGCGCGACCGTCGAGTTTCCGGTGCGGTTCCGCGACGACGCGCTGACGACGCGCTTCGCGAAGGCGCTCGACACGGACGAATCGAACGCGCGGCGACGGCTCGCCGACGCCGTCCGCGACGCGGACGCGGACCTCGACGGCTACGACCGGGTCGGTTTCCCCGCGATGCTCGGCGACGACGAGGGGGAGGCGGTCCGAACGGACCTCGAAGACCGCCTCGGCGCGTCGGTGTTTCAGATCCCGACCGGCCCGCCGAGCCTGCTCGGGACGCAACTGGAGGACCTGTTGTTCGACGCGCTCGACGCGGCGGGCGTCCGCCTCGCTTCGGGGAACCCCGCCGTCGGCTACGAGGCGAGCGACGGGCGGATCGACTCGGTCCTCGTCGACCGCCGCGGGCGCGAGGTCCCCTACGCCGCCGAGGAGTTCGTCCTCGCGACCGGCGGCCTCGTCGGCAAGGGGATCGACTCCGATCGCGAGTCGGTCACGGAGCCGGTTTTCGGCTGTCACGTTCCTCACCCCGAGGACCGCTACGACTGGTCCGAGCCCGAGGCGTTCGGCGGCCACGCCTTCGCGCGCTTCGGGGTGGTCCCGGACGACGACCTGCGGCCCGCCGGGGAGTCCGGCGAACCGGAGTTCGAGAACCTCCGCGCCGCCGGCGGCGTCCTCGGCGGCGCGGACACCGCCCGCGAGAAGTCCGCCGCCGGCGTCTCGCTCGCGACGGGCGCGTACGCGGGCCGACGCGCGGGTGAGGAGGCGACGCGATGA
- the glpA gene encoding anaerobic glycerol-3-phosphate dehydrogenase subunit GlpA — MSKTPSALVLGGGSTGCGIARDLAMRGVDVTLVEKGNLTHGTTGRMHGLLHSGGRYAVSDQKSATECIEENRVLRRIASHCVEMTGGLFVQRPEDDDEYFEEKLRGCRECGIPAEVLSAEEAREMEPYLAEDIERAIRVPDGAVDPFRLCVANAADAIEHGARVETHAEVTDVLVEDGEVVGVEVEHASDGGSADGLDSFVHGEPGRREELYADYVVNATGAWAGQIGEMAGVEVAVRPSKGVMTIMNVRQVDTVINRCRPKGDADIVVPHETTCILGTTDEEVEDPEDYPEEGWEVDLMIDTLSELVPMLEDARTIRSFWGVRPLYEPPEVGSEDPTDITRDFFLLDHDERDGLPGMASIVGGKLTTYRMMAEDIADHVCEKLGIDAECRTAEEPLPGSEDFSVLRDWMDEFGLRSPVGLRSAERLGSRVDEVLGEWDGPNPTVCECEAVTRAEIQDAISQSGTELNAVRIRTRASMGNCQGAFCCHRMANELVPEYNEPTAREALDDLYQERWKGERHALWGEQLSQAMLKHHLHATTMNRDADPAATEEPVDFGAFDAGAGSGDPSEGTDSGTRPDDAVADGGQRTPTDEAEGEADGDS, encoded by the coding sequence ATGAGTAAAACGCCGAGCGCTCTCGTCCTCGGCGGGGGGTCGACCGGCTGCGGCATCGCGCGGGACCTCGCGATGCGCGGCGTCGACGTCACCCTCGTCGAGAAGGGGAATTTGACCCACGGGACGACCGGGCGGATGCACGGCCTCCTCCACAGCGGCGGCCGCTACGCCGTCTCCGATCAGAAGTCGGCGACGGAGTGCATCGAGGAGAACCGCGTCCTCCGGCGGATCGCGAGCCACTGCGTCGAGATGACCGGGGGGCTGTTCGTCCAGCGCCCCGAGGACGACGACGAGTACTTCGAGGAGAAACTCCGGGGCTGTCGCGAGTGCGGCATCCCCGCGGAGGTGCTCTCCGCCGAGGAGGCCCGCGAGATGGAGCCGTACCTCGCCGAGGATATCGAGCGCGCCATCCGGGTGCCCGACGGGGCCGTCGACCCGTTCCGGCTCTGCGTCGCCAACGCGGCCGACGCGATCGAACACGGCGCGCGCGTGGAGACGCACGCGGAGGTGACGGACGTCCTCGTCGAGGACGGCGAGGTCGTCGGCGTCGAGGTCGAACACGCCTCCGACGGCGGCTCCGCGGACGGCCTCGACTCGTTCGTCCACGGGGAGCCGGGCCGGAGAGAGGAACTGTACGCCGACTACGTCGTCAACGCGACGGGCGCGTGGGCGGGACAGATCGGAGAGATGGCCGGCGTCGAGGTCGCCGTCCGCCCCTCGAAGGGCGTGATGACGATCATGAACGTCCGGCAGGTCGACACCGTCATCAACCGCTGCCGGCCGAAGGGCGACGCCGACATCGTCGTTCCCCACGAGACGACCTGCATCCTCGGGACGACCGACGAGGAGGTCGAAGACCCCGAGGACTACCCCGAGGAGGGCTGGGAGGTCGACCTGATGATCGACACGCTCTCGGAACTCGTGCCGATGCTCGAAGACGCGCGGACGATCCGCTCGTTCTGGGGCGTCCGGCCGCTCTACGAACCCCCGGAGGTCGGCAGCGAGGACCCGACCGACATCACGCGGGACTTCTTCCTGCTGGATCACGACGAGCGAGACGGCCTCCCCGGGATGGCCTCGATCGTCGGCGGGAAGCTCACCACCTACCGGATGATGGCCGAGGACATCGCCGATCACGTCTGTGAGAAACTCGGCATCGACGCCGAGTGCCGGACCGCGGAAGAGCCGCTGCCCGGGTCGGAGGACTTCTCTGTCCTGCGCGACTGGATGGACGAGTTCGGCCTCCGGTCGCCGGTGGGGCTCCGCAGCGCGGAACGGCTCGGTTCCCGAGTGGACGAAGTGCTCGGCGAGTGGGACGGCCCGAACCCGACGGTCTGCGAGTGCGAGGCCGTCACCCGCGCGGAGATTCAGGACGCGATCTCGCAGTCGGGGACGGAACTCAACGCCGTCCGCATCCGCACGCGCGCGTCGATGGGGAACTGTCAGGGCGCGTTCTGCTGTCACCGGATGGCGAACGAACTGGTGCCGGAGTACAACGAACCCACCGCCCGAGAGGCGCTCGACGACCTCTACCAGGAGCGCTGGAAGGGCGAGCGCCACGCCCTGTGGGGCGAACAGCTCTCTCAGGCGATGCTGAAGCACCACCTGCACGCGACGACGATGAACCGCGACGCCGACCCCGCGGCGACGGAGGAGCCGGTCGACTTCGGGGCGTTCGACGCCGGCGCGGGATCGGGAGACCCATCGGAGGGGACCGATAGCGGGACCCGGCCGGACGACGCCGTCGCCGACGGCGGCCAGCGGACCCCGACCGACGAAGCGGAAGGAGAGGCAGATGGCGATTCGTGA